Part of the Candoia aspera isolate rCanAsp1 chromosome 1, rCanAsp1.hap2, whole genome shotgun sequence genome, TAGCACGTGATGTCACAGATCAGGCGATGGGCCAGCATTTCCCCaatctgggggcagggggggggttGGCACTACAACGCCCAGTatccacagctggctggggattctgggacttGCTGTTCCCCCACCCCAGCTGGAGGGAGGTTGCATTGGCTGTGAAGGAACGGGGAGGGAGGCAACCCCAAGATCCACAGCACATGCAGTGGTGCTGTGCTCACAGCTGACCgtcttgcactttcttccttgcaCCCTCAGCCTCCTTTTGGGTATTTCACATGGCTAAAACTGAGCAGCTCGTGTGCACGGCACCAACGGGGTTCCCTGGCTTGCAATGCATGGGAGCTATATATTTTGTTTAACATTTAAATGTATACCCTGCCTTGGTTTTGTGCAGATCAAGATGGCGTGCACGATGCCccgcctcctgttttccccacagccaGCCCTGCAAGGTGGGCCAAGCCTATGGGAGGACTGGAATTCGTGGGCTGCCAGGTTCCAGCCCAGCCCCTTTGCCGCTGCTCCAAACGGGTGCTCAGGTTAAAACACAGAAGATAACAAGACACATGGCCAAAATAATCTGTAGGAAGGGCTGTTTTCTCCTGCTTTCCCAACATTAGAACATATTGATGAGGCTTTTGAAATTGTACTTATTCGTTCCAGAGCTCAAACCCATGGCATTTGGTCCTATTTTTCTCTACAACAGAAACCCTGCAAGGTCCGACGAAGAGGGAGCGCTTCTGGTGTGGAGGGTGGGCTGAAGGTGGCCCTCCCTAACATGGGCGCTCAAGCTGGGGTcatacactgacaacaaatgcaGGAAAATGTATGAGCAGCAGAAAGGAATTCCTTTTCATTCAGTGCCCGGCCTGTAGAATTTGTGGGCAAAATCTGTGCTCATGGCAGAAAATGTGGACGGTTTGGAAAAGGGGAACTAATTCTGATGGCTGGTGGCTaccagctacaggtagtcctcacttaacaaccattttagTGACAGTTctgacttatgacggtgctggaaaaaccaatttacggccggtcctcacacttacaaccattggtGTCCTCCAGCTCATATGATCACGACTTGGGCGCTTGgtaaccagttcgcatttatgactgttacaTGTGTCCCTTGGTCACGTtatcattttcgaccttcccaccgacttctggcaagcacaatcaatggggaaccatgtgattcacttaacaaccatgtggtttgcttaatgcccatggtgattcgcttaatgactgctgcaaaaaaggtcataaaattgggttggattcaattaatgactgtttcacttagcaaccaaaattctggtcccaattgtggtcgttaagcaaagactacctgtaaaacctGGATCCACGAAAACAAGCCTGAAATTCTGGGAAGGGACAGGTGAACAGGACAGTCCCCTTCCAGTCAAATCTAtgagcttcccaaatgcatccaGCTGGCCACAGGGTGACCCAGAAGGCTGGCCTGATCCAGGGACTCTTGTTTCGTTCTTGTCCTTCCATGTGTGAACCtttacattaagccataatattgTATGTTACATAACTAAAGCAAATGCTTTTGTTAACCCAAGTTACACTAGCCAAAtaaatttgtggagtccttggtgccctctgagctgggtggttggcttgcagacgtttcatttcctgcatcagtgcaagtgaatgtggggtttgctccctgcttatatgcAGTACCTTGCCCTGCCTGTGTCGGTGGGTGTGTGGTTTCCTcctgggtagttccttgattgggtaTTGTTTCCGGCTtgtctgtctggtgttaatccctgcttatctgggcgctggctgctggagaggatgttctgctctttgtttccttcttagctttttaaactGTCTCtgttgaatggtgtgtaaatatggctTATCTCTGCCTGTCTATTGACGGCTGACTtgcctgaatgccaagcttccaggaattccctcgtgtttttggatttggcttggtctaggatgctgacagtttcccagctgaaaccaTGGTTAAGCCTGTCCCTGTGTTGCGGGATTAAGGGgtttcactgtgtcttctgactgccggttggtggTCATGGATGCGCCCGGCTGgtctcctgcctgtctgtcctacgtagtggctgtgACAGTCCTTACACTGCATGTTGGAGATGACTCTAATAAATTTTTGAAGGACCTCCTGGTGCCTCTAAACAAGGCCTTCAAAGTGCCACACCTATCTTGTTGATGCTTTGGAGATCCGGACACTTACAGCCTCAATTTCTAACTTTTTATCATTCctcctcctggagaaaaaaattatCAATCGAagcaaaaaaattatttaaggagggagggaagaaaggccCACGGTGCCTTCTGACTGTACTGCTAAGCCTCTCCTTCAGGAGCGACCAGGTGAAACTTTCTGCTACATTTCATATGACTTCCACTTACATGGCAAATTAAAAATCTACCCACCCTTTAGATCCGGATGCCCGATTGCTTTCTGCTGCCACGGGCATGTTGCTGGAACCAGAGGAAAAAGCCAGATGGGAATGCCATTATTGGCAtatggactgaaaaaaaaagcaagctcacTAAAAATGAAAGAGTTTTAGGAAACCTGGCAGCCACCTGTTACTGGTGGAACTCACCGCCACAGGACAGTGGTAGTAACTTGGAAGGCTTTTCAAGGCAAAATTTGGGGAGGCGGCTACCTGCTACAATGGCTAGAGGGAACTGGTAGAAAGGCTAAGTTCTGGGCTGCATTAGATGTGTTGTATCAAAGACACATGAAATCCTTATTCTCCTCTGCTCTGGAGCCCTGTGTATGTTTTTcgttatataatttttatttaaaaatctaagaaagaagataaaaatgaatagagATATAGAGTAAGAAAAACGAAATCAACTAAGggtgcaaaaggaaagaaaaaagatacaaacagTCTGTTTcattccagtcagcaataaatgtagatatagGGCATAACCCACTTAACGACcgccttgcttagtgatggaggtcctggtcctaattgtggttgtaagttgaggactacctgtatcggaACCCTCATGATTCTTGGGCAGagggcttttttttaatgctgccaaCACAAATGCCAGGGAACCTCTGCAGCTCCCCGCTTTGCAGTGGGTTTtttctctccaccccacccctccgATGAGGCTACTTTTCAGCCCAGGGCTTTGCTTCATGCTGATGGCGCTTCGCCATTCTTCGCTGCCTCTGCATCACAGCACAGGTCGGCTCTGCCCTCTTACATTGTTGCAGCTCAAGAAACTTGCAAGCTTCATATGAAGGGCAGACTTCTGTTCCCCATTAATGGTTAACAGGACTTTGGCAATCCTGTGCAATCTATATTCTTATGGTTGGAAATGGAGTTTTTTCGTGTCACTGTTCTACTCCCAAGAAAATGCTGACCTGCATAAATCAAAGGTCTTCCCCATTCttcccttttctatttcttttttaatgttattcccttgttttttttcccttgatggGATATGATTTTCCTCTTGGCTGTTGTCATTTCCCAATGCATGATCCCCTTATTTCCtgctttacagatagtcctcgcctaacaaccatttgtttaatgatggtttggagttacaacggcactgaaaaatcccacttacgaccagtcctcacacttataaccatcacATCAtttccgcagtcacatgatcaccgcttgggcgcttggcaaccagttcacatttacgaccatcgcagcatcccatggtcatgggattgccattttcaaccttcccggccagcttctggcaagcaaaatcaaaggggaaccatgtgatttgcttaatcaccacatggttcacttaatgcccacactGATTTGCAAAGAGGTCATAAAAGcagattggattcacttaatgactgcttcacctagcaaccaaaattctggtcccaattgtggttgttaagcaaggaccaccagTACTGCTGTGTGCACAGCCTACAGCCATCTCTTAAGCTTCTAGTCCTCATGTTCCAGTTTCTCATTACAAATCAGCAAAAGCCACCTAACTATCAACTGGAACAAAACCAGTTTGGACAGCCTGATtacctctcctctccccacccttGGAAAACATGGAGTCTTTGGCTTTTTAATGCAACATgatattagttttattttatgaGTTAAGGCACGTGACATAAATTGACAACGAGAAGCTTGTAGAGGAAATCAGTTTACACATGACACGCCAAAGCCTTCTGCAGAGCTTGAGTTGAAACTtgagctggaaatgaagccagtttGATCAACTCTACTGGGGCCCCTTCTTCAAAGACAAGAGTTGATTCCACCCCCTAAATGATGGGAAGAGCCTCACCCACAGGCTGCACCACCACCCTAGATAATTTCCCTTTTAAATGCAGAAGAAACTGGGCAAAGATGTTCAGCCCCATTTTCACCTAAAGGCTACCATGCGCAGGGAATGGCTGAACAAGCACGACCAGAATGCAGGAATAAAAAACAGGTAAATTCCTAACTTTTGCCTCCATCCCACTGAAATTTCTGGCAATTTAAGCTTTCTCAGTTCTGTTTCCTAGAACCTGGCAGGCTACTGTCAAATCCGTGCACTCGGGGGAAAAAGACCAATTACGAAAAAGAATTgtcactgggaagaaaaaaaacagaagaaaaaggcaaGACTTGGGCATAATTGGTTCACTTCCCCAGCGTAcccctgcattttgcatcaaaCTGGAAAATTCTGTGTTTCCGAGACCTCCCCTTGCAAGAATGATCTCTGtggggtttttaaaaagttgggggggggggggtgcagaagaaaaaaaaccctctgataACCTAAATTTCGGTGGTGTCCCTTTAAGGTGGATTCTATCCTCTCTCCCCTgcaaagaatgagaaaagaaaaaagaaaaaaaaaagaattgctttTAGTTGGCTTGTGGATTCCCTGGTGAGAAAAACACCTCCCAAATTGCCAATTTACTACATCAGGCGTGTTAAGATGGATTAAGTAAGTCCCATCAGCCAAAAGTTaggaaaacaaaagcaactgAACCATCAGaactctgctttgttttgttcagaAACCTTTTGCATCAAGACTTCTATATAGATCAATGtccctcaacctcagcaactttaagatgggtggacttcaactcccagaattctgggagttgaagtccacccatcttaaagttgctgagcatGAGGGACACTGATGTAGATATTTCAACTATCTGCAGCCAAGCCTAGCTCTTCTCTTCGCTCCAAAAATACCTACGCTTCGGACAATCTCCTAACGTCCCCCGCCCCACCCTGAAATcctatttcatttctatttcttctgcaTCTGGTTTTTGCGAGGCAGAGAAGGGGCCTACAAGCCACGTCAGGGGGACGTTCTGGACCACGTGGTCCATCAACTCATCCGTCAACTGACGGGCCTTGGCGACTTTTTCCCGACTCTGAGCCAGGATGGAGCCCGGCAAGTCTTGGAAGGAGCCAGCAGACACGAAGGCCATCCGGAGCTCCTCGACGTTCTGGCGGACGAGGGCCACTTTCCCTTGAAGCCCAGCAGGAAGTCCTTGGAGATTGGACGCCAACGTTGCCGTGGCCGACTGCAGCTGCTGGGTGAGGCCACGAGAGACCTCCAGGGCTTGGGACTCGATCTCCTGCGACAGGGATCCAAGCAAGATTCAAGCTAGCAAGCTCTTAAGATGAatgttataaaacaaaatatgggGATCCCCACGGAAAACACGCTACCTGTGGCTCAGGGACGGCCTTCTGTTTAGTCTGGGGAGACTCTTTCTGATGCCACTGCAACCACATCTGATGGAGCTTCTCCTGGCCGCTTTGAAGCTTCTGATCGACCCCCTGTTTGACGTGCTCAATCTGGGAAGTTGCAAATGAGAATGCTGAGGAAGCAACTTTTCcatgggagggggaaaagaaaaaaaacaggagcccCAGAGACTCTACTCTTAAGCAGAGGGACAAACTCAAGCTCTTGAAGAACACGGCTCCCTCCTCCCATCATTATACAGATTACTAAGATCACAGAATCAAAGAGCGGGAAGGAAGGGTCCAGGCCTAGCtcaaccccctgctcagggcaggaccCCCCAGAGccgtgtttcccaacctcagcaactttaagaggggtggacttcaactcccagaattccccagccagcatgcacaaaTTGCTTGGCGCCATGACTTGGGGGGGGCACCAAACAAAAGGAACGGCAGGGGAAGAAGCCCGCCCGGTTACTACTCTGAGCATCTGCACGCGGACCGTAGAAAAGAACAAAGCACCAGGAAGCCGCAGCTGCCACATGATGCGAAAGGGCACCTTATAGGCCTGTGGTGTTCCTGGCTCTGGGTTCCAAGAACCAAGTGGCCCTCACATCAATTAAAGACTATTCCTGGTTTCATTTCTTTTGGCAATGCTGTTCAGGATCAGGCTAGTCtttaggtagtcctcgacttacgaccgcaaCTTGGGACCAGAAtcttggttgctaagcgatgcagtcattaagtgaggcatgtgattgtgcctgattttatgaccttttttgccacagttgttaagcaaattaggtggttgttaagtgaagctgGCTTCCTCCTTtgatttgtttgttggaagctggctaggaagatcgcaaatggtgatcatgtgaccccaggatgctgcaaccaccatAAATAccggccagttgccaagcgcccgcattttgatcacatgaccgcggggacactgtgacagtcacaggtgtgaggactggttgtaactttgaacggtcgctaaatgaacaGTCGCAAGTCGAGAAATGTTGAAATGAAGAAAGTTATAGTCCCTTCAGAGCAAGAAAAAGGAACTGTGACCTTTAATCATCCTGCCTGGAATGGAATTCAGAGTAAAACCCAAGGAGGCCCCAGGCTGTGCATTCCTGCTGCAGCAAACTGGACTTCCATGCCACCACAATTTCTCCTTACCAGTTCAATGGTCTGGTGGAGCTGGGAAAGGGCATCATGGGTGCCCTGCTTGGCGCTCTTCAACTTGGCCAGGGAGTGTTGGAAGGCCCGGTGGCGAAGCTTGCTCGACAAGGATCCCAGGCGCACAAAGTAGCTTTTCTCCTCCTTCTGCTGCTCCACTGTGGCTATTTCAAAGCCCTCCACGGCGGTGGCCAGCTTggctgggagaaggaggcataaaAACTGGGGTCACCCaacacactcagcccaacccaaAGATATTCCTCAATACTGGTAGCCCTCGACTTTTTGGCAGCCTTTTGAAGTTACAAccctttgaagttacaacagcactgaaaaaagtgacttacaactggtcctcgcacttacgaaaGTCACAGCGTTCCCACattcacgtgatcaaaattcgggcacttggcaaccagcatgtatttatgaccgttgcagggtcccagagtcacatgattgccatttgcgaccttctcagtcagcttccaacaaggaaaatcaatgaggacccacgtgattcacttaacaaccacatgatttgcttaatgaccactgcaaaaaaatgtcataacattgggtgcagtcacgtgatgtctcttTTAACAacgaattttccagtccctattgagctcgtaagtcaaggactatctgtatagccTGTATGTCTCTGTCACGCAGGAAGAAACAGGGAAAATCTCATTTTTGAGCTGTTTTAAGAGCCTTCCCTGAGACAGAATGggatagaaatgttttaaataaggaAACAAGCTTCTGGATTTGGTTACAGGTCACCTCTCAGCCATCCATGGTCTCCCAATACGGGGACAATCTGCAGGGCTATGAAAGGGTCCACTCAGAGGATggtacaggtactccttgcttaatgaccacaattgggaccggaattttggttgctaagcaaagcagtcattaagcgaatccgatcagattttacgaccttttttgtgatggtcattaagcaaatcacaaatCACATGGCCGTTAATTGAACCACACAGTctcctgttgattttgcttgccagaagccagccgggaaggttgaaaatggtgatcacgagTAGGGGGaaatgctgcgacagttgtaggTGTGAGGACTGGCCGCAAGTCGGTGTTTTCACTcttgtcataagtctgaaccatcactaaatgaatggctgttaagcgaggactacctgtatcaaggCACAAACCCAAGTTCCCAGTTAAAAGCCACGGCCAGTTAAAACATTCAGCTTCTCTTGGACAACTAAAAAGACACCCAACTCACCCAGTTCTTCATCCGTCATTGGAAGATACTGGTCCACCAGCTCCTCAGATTTTCCAATGACAGTGTTCAGATTGCTGGACACCATCTGTGCCACTGAGGACTCCATCACGGTGTTGACACTGCTGGAAACCGCCGACCGGGTCATGTCCACACCGCCCTGGACCACTGACCGGGTCATGCCCACACCGCCCTGGACAGCCGACTTGGTCATCTCCACACCGCCCTGGACAGCCGACTTGGTCATCTCCACACCGCCCTGGACAGCCGACTTGGTCATCTCCACACCGCCCTGGACTACTTCCTTGGTTTTGTCAACCACGCCGCTGACGGTGTTGCTCACAGCGTCCTTAGCTCCTGTGACCAGATCTTTGGTGTCCGAAATGACCTAAGAGAGAGTTGGAAGGCTGGCTTAAGAGCTTTTGGGTGAGGGCAGATGGTCTACAGGAGATCTAGAAGCTTCTGTGGAAGCAGGGCCCGTTCCCAGGAGAGGAACAGATCTCccattgtgttggttggtttggaACCGAGACTGGGAACTGGAGGGAAGCGGGAGGATCACGGGGCAGCCATTTTCCAGCAGGAAGGTGCCATTACCCCGTTTCTCCAACCCAAGGGAACTTGGCTGAACAGCTGGAAGACCAGGGCCCATTGATGTCAACAGAACTGAGCTTCTTGGACTAATTGTAAGGATCCATGAAGTACAGAATCAGGAAGATGGGGTATCCTCTGGGATGAAGAAAAGAACTGGCGCAGTATTtggttccccatgctggctggggaattctgggagttgaagtccacccatcttaaagttgccaaggttgagaaacaatgatttaAGTGTGTCACTTCTGATTTATATTTCTATATTGATTTATATGTCACTTTTAGATGATTTATACGCCACTTTTGGGCCCATCATCTACACCTGTAAAACCTTGGCTTGACCTCCTTAGCTACGATGGCTGACCAAGAGTCCACCAAGCCACAGTTTGCCTTTCTCTTTCAGCTCAGTTCTGGCATGGAAGGAGCTGCATCTAGGCAGGCATTCAACAGATAAAGCTTCATAAAGATTCCCTGGTAAATCTAAGCCTACAACTTCTGCGTAACACGTGGGGCTTCCCCGTATTTCAACCACTGTAGTAATGCAGCAGGCAGAAATCGTAACTGCAGAGGTATCTTAGCACCAACAAATCTCCTGGCTATGTCAATTTTTGATTCCCACATCCACAAACCTACTTTCCTGGCCTGGAAGAGGGAAGATTTTGATTACCTTATCAGTTGGCTGTTGAAGAATTGGCAACTTCTCTTCCAGCTTGTCCAAGCCTTTGCAGGCATATTCATTCGCTGTGGAAACTGAACAAGAAGAAAAGGTGACCCTGTCTccgggggtcaaaaaagtcaagatggaggccaacAACCTCACACTCAAAGTCCCACTCCTTTTTACAGGTGCCTTGATGTGCATAAAAGGGTTTGATTGCACCGCTGCAGCTGCATCTTGACATTTTTCATCCCTGGTGGGCAACCCAACCTGGTTGGAGGCACGCTGTCCCCCAACGTGGGGAGAAAATGGAAGACCCGATAAAACTTGGCCTCCATGGATTTATCCACCCCGTTTTaaagccatcatcatcatccagtttGGCAATGAATTCCCTGGGTTTATGATGGAGTgggtgtaaggaatgcctaagactaaataaaagactcagactctaaagcaagtttaagctctggctttcattcagaatagaatgcacaccagtagaaagctgagagtgagggaagcgcgccaaaagctgaattaaatcgtctcgcgccaaacagcgctccacccccacactccctgggtgtgccccacgagtttcatggagtgacaggtcatccaggcttgctaggtgagaggtcgtccagccccattcgccccgggcgtcgtcctgtttatcttcctgcgaggtaatggtccattaccgggcaatgagacctcgatattcctcgaaagcccggacgcgcctttccgaacctcgccctgatcatttccttgacaatggtgtcgatggtcgattaccgggcgatgagaccttgttgttcaatagatctcccaaccccattatcttctttgtccggtttatcgcccgcacctctccagccattgacacgcatccgcgctttgtcatgcgagccattacgatgtcgcaaacattgcaacggcgatcatgacagtgGGTGAAGGAGAACTTCATCAGAACTTCCATCCAAGTTAGCGGCCATCACAGTTCAT contains:
- the LOC134488496 gene encoding perilipin-3-like; amino-acid sequence: MSSAEGPDTATPTTSPAVEETEQKNVADRVASLPLVSSAYDMVSAAYASTKESHPYVKSVCDMAEKGVKTIASVAVSGAQPILNKLEPQISTANEYACKGLDKLEEKLPILQQPTDKVISDTKDLVTGAKDAVSNTVSGVVDKTKEVVQGGVEMTKSAVQGGVEMTKSAVQGGVEMTKSAVQGGVGMTRSVVQGGVDMTRSAVSSSVNTVMESSVAQMVSSNLNTVIGKSEELVDQYLPMTDEELAKLATAVEGFEIATVEQQKEEKSYFVRLGSLSSKLRHRAFQHSLAKLKSAKQGTHDALSQLHQTIELIEHVKQGVDQKLQSGQEKLHQMWLQWHQKESPQTKQKAVPEPQEIESQALEVSRGLTQQLQSATATLASNLQGLPAGLQGKVALVRQNVEELRMAFVSAGSFQDLPGSILAQSREKVAKARQLTDELMDHVVQNVPLTWLVGPFSASQKPDAEEIEMK